Proteins encoded together in one Vigna angularis cultivar LongXiaoDou No.4 chromosome 5, ASM1680809v1, whole genome shotgun sequence window:
- the LOC128196809 gene encoding chalcone synthase 17-like, which produces MVSVSEIHQAQRAEGPATILAIGTATPPNCVDQSTYPDYYFRITNSEHMTDLKEKFQRMCDKSMIKKRYMHLTEEILKENPNMCAYMAPSLDVRQDIVVVEVPKLGKEAAVKAIKEWGQPKSKITHLIFCTTSGVDMPGADYQLTKLLGLRPSVKRYMMYQQGCFAGGTVLRLAKDLAENNKGARVLVVCSEITAVTFRGPSDTHLDSLVGQALFGDGAAAVIVGSDPIPQIEKPLFELVWTAQTIAPDSDGAIDGHLREVGLTFHLLKDVPGIVSKNIGKTLYEAFNPLNISDYNSIFWIAHPGGPAILDQVEQKLGLKAEKMKATRDVLSDYGNMSSACVLFILDEMRRKSAENGLKTTGEGLEWGVLFGFGPGLTIETVVLHSVAI; this is translated from the coding sequence ATGGTGAGTGTATCGGAGATCCACCAGGCTCAAAGGGCAGAAGGCCCAGCAACCATCCTTGCCATTGGAACTGCAACCCCACCAAACTGTGTTGATCAAAGCACCTACCCGGATTACTACTTCAGAATCACAAACAGTGAGCACATGACCGACCTCAAAGAGAAATTCCAGCGCATGTGCGACAAGTCCATGATCAAGAAGAGATATATGCATCTCACCGAGGAGATCCTGAAGGAGAATCCTAACATGTGTGCTTACATGGCACCTTCTTTGGATGTTAGGCAAGACATAGTGGTGGTAGAGGTGCCAAAGTTAGGGAAAGAGGCTGCAGTGAAAGCCATAAAGGAGTGGGGGCAGCCAAAGTCCAAGATTACACACTTGATCTTTTGCACCACCAGTGGCGTCGACATGCCTGGTGCTGATTACCAACTCACCAAACTCTTGGGACTTCGCCCCTCTGTGAAGAGGTACATGATGTACCAACAAGGGTGCTTTGCAGGAGGCACGGTTCTTCGATTGGCCAAGGATTTGGCTGAGAACAACAAGGGTGCCCGTGTGCTTGTCGTGTGTTCTGAGATCACTGCAGTCACCTTCCGTGGCCCAAGTGACACCCACCTAGACAGTCTTGTGGGACAGGCACTGTTTGGAGATGGAGCAGCTGCAGTTATAGTTGGTTCTGACCCCATTCCACAGATTGAGAAGCCATTGTTTGAGCTCGTTTGGACTGCACAGACCATTGCTCCAGACAGTGATGGTGCCATTGATGGCCACCTTCGTGAAGTTGGACTCACGTTTCACCTCCTTAAGGATGTTCCTGGGATTGTCTCAAAGAACATTGGGAAGACACTTTATGAGGCCTTCAACCCATTGAACATCTctgattacaactccatcttctGGATTGCACACCCTGGTGGACCTGCAATTCTAGACCAAGTTGAGCAAAAGTTGGGTCTCAAAGCTGAAAAGATGAAGGCCACTAGAGATGTGCTTAGTGACTATGGGAACATGTCAAGTGCATGTGTGCTTTTCATCTTGGACGAGATGAGGAGGAAATCAGCTGAAAATGGCCTCAAAACCACCGGTGAAGGACTTGAATGGGGTGTCTTGTTTGGTTTTGGACCTGGACTTACTATTGAGACTGTTGTTCTCCACAGTGTCGCAATATAA
- the LOC128196807 gene encoding chalcone synthase 17-like has translation MVSVSEIHQAQRAEGPATILAIGTATPPNCVDQSTYPDYYFRITNSEHMTDLKEKFQRMCDKSMIKKRYMHLTEEILKENPNMCAYMAPSLDVRQDIVVVEVPKLGKEAAVKAIKEWGQPKSKITHLIFCTTSGVDMPGADYQLTKLLGLRPSVKRYMMYQQGCFAGGTVLRLAKDLAENNKGARVLVVCSEITAVTFRGPSDTHLDSLVGQALFGDGAAAVIVGSDPIPQIEKPLFELVWTAQTIAPDSDGAIDGHLREVGLTFHLLKDVPGIVSKNIGKALYEAFNPLNISDYNSIFWIAHPGGPAILDQVEQKLGLKAEKMKATRDVLSDYGNMSSACVLFILDEMRRKSAENGLKTTGEGLEWGVLFGFGPGLTIETVVLHSVAI, from the coding sequence ATGGTGAGTGTATCGGAGATCCACCAGGCTCAAAGGGCAGAAGGCCCAGCAACCATCCTTGCCATTGGAACTGCAACCCCACCAAACTGTGTTGATCAAAGCACCTACCCGGATTACTACTTCAGAATCACAAACAGTGAGCACATGACCGACCTCAAAGAGAAATTCCAGCGCATGTGCGACAAGTCCATGATCAAGAAGAGATATATGCATCTCACCGAGGAGATCCTGAAGGAGAATCCTAACATGTGTGCTTACATGGCACCTTCTTTGGATGTTAGGCAAGACATAGTGGTGGTAGAGGTGCCAAAGTTAGGGAAAGAGGCTGCAGTGAAAGCCATAAAGGAGTGGGGGCAGCCAAAGTCCAAGATTACACACTTGATCTTTTGCACCACCAGTGGCGTCGACATGCCTGGTGCTGATTACCAACTCACCAAACTCTTGGGACTTCGCCCCTCTGTGAAGAGGTACATGATGTACCAACAAGGGTGCTTTGCAGGAGGCACGGTTCTTCGATTGGCCAAGGATTTGGCTGAGAACAACAAGGGTGCCCGTGTGCTTGTCGTGTGTTCTGAGATCACTGCAGTCACCTTCCGTGGCCCAAGTGACACCCACCTAGACAGTCTTGTGGGACAGGCACTGTTTGGAGATGGAGCAGCTGCAGTTATAGTTGGTTCTGACCCCATTCCACAGATTGAGAAGCCATTGTTTGAGCTCGTTTGGACTGCACAGACCATTGCTCCAGACAGTGATGGTGCCATTGATGGCCACCTTCGTGAAGTTGGACTCACGTTTCACCTCCTTAAGGATGTTCCTGGGATTGTCTCAAAGAACATTGGGAAGGCACTTTATGAGGCCTTCAACCCATTGAACATCTctgattacaactccatcttctGGATTGCACACCCTGGTGGACCTGCAATTCTAGACCAAGTTGAGCAAAAGTTGGGTCTCAAAGCTGAAAAGATGAAGGCCACTAGAGATGTGCTTAGTGACTATGGGAACATGTCAAGTGCATGTGTGCTTTTCATCTTGGACGAGATGAGGAGGAAATCAGCTGAAAATGGCCTCAAAACCACCGGTGAAGGACTTGAATGGGGTGTCTTGTTTGGTTTTGGACCTGGACTTACTATTGAGACTGTTGTTCTCCACAGTGTCGCAATATAA